The proteins below are encoded in one region of uncultured Eubacteriales bacterium:
- the asd gene encoding Aspartate-semialdehyde dehydrogenase, with the protein MKKYKVGVIGGTGMVGQRFVTLMENHPWFQLTVVAASGRSAGKTYEEAVGERWAMSTPMPQESKDLIVMDAAADVEKIAALVDFVFCAVDMKKDEILALEESYAKHECPVISNNSANRWTPDVPMVIPEINADHIKVIDAQRKRLGTKRGFIAVKSNCSIQSYVPALHPLKEKFGVKRVLACTYQAISGAGKTFTTWPEMVDNLIPYIGGEEEKSEREPLKVWGKVKDGAIVTASSPAITAQCLRVPVSDGHTAAVFVDFETKPTVEEIKAAWAEYKGRAQELELPTAPKQFLHYFEEPDRPQARQDRELEGGMAISVGRLRPDTQYGYKFVSLSHNTLRGAAGGGVLLAELLCAEGYIEPRA; encoded by the coding sequence ATGAAAAAATACAAGGTAGGCGTCATCGGCGGCACGGGCATGGTGGGCCAGCGTTTCGTGACCCTGATGGAGAACCACCCCTGGTTCCAGCTCACCGTTGTGGCCGCCAGCGGGCGCAGTGCTGGCAAAACCTATGAGGAGGCCGTGGGAGAGCGCTGGGCCATGAGCACCCCCATGCCCCAGGAGTCCAAGGATCTTATCGTCATGGACGCCGCGGCGGACGTAGAGAAGATCGCAGCCCTGGTGGACTTCGTCTTCTGCGCCGTGGATATGAAGAAAGACGAGATTCTGGCCCTTGAGGAGAGCTACGCCAAGCACGAGTGCCCGGTCATCTCCAACAACTCCGCCAACCGCTGGACCCCCGACGTGCCCATGGTAATACCCGAGATCAACGCCGACCACATCAAGGTCATCGACGCCCAGCGTAAGCGCCTGGGAACCAAGCGGGGCTTTATCGCTGTTAAATCCAACTGCTCCATCCAGAGCTACGTCCCCGCCCTGCACCCCCTCAAGGAAAAGTTCGGCGTCAAGCGGGTGCTGGCCTGCACCTATCAGGCCATCTCCGGCGCGGGCAAGACCTTTACTACCTGGCCTGAGATGGTGGATAACCTCATCCCCTACATCGGCGGCGAGGAGGAGAAGAGTGAGCGCGAGCCCCTGAAGGTCTGGGGTAAAGTGAAGGACGGCGCCATCGTCACCGCCTCCTCCCCCGCCATCACGGCCCAGTGCCTTCGCGTCCCTGTCTCCGACGGGCACACCGCAGCCGTCTTTGTGGATTTTGAGACCAAGCCCACCGTGGAGGAGATCAAGGCCGCCTGGGCCGAGTACAAGGGCCGGGCTCAGGAACTGGAGCTCCCCACCGCCCCCAAGCAGTTCCTCCATTATTTTGAGGAGCCTGACCGGCCCCAGGCCCGTCAGGACCGGGAGCTGGAGGGCGGCATGGCTATCTCTGTGGGCCGCCTCCGTCCCGACACGCAGTACGGCTATAAGTTCGTCTCCCTCTCCCACAACACCCTGCGGGGCGCAGCGGGCGGCGGCGTGCTGCTTGCCGAGCTCCTCTGCGCCGAGGGCTACATTGAGCCCCGTGCTTAA
- the dapA gene encoding 4-hydroxy-tetrahydrodipicolinate synthase: MREPVFTGACPALVTPFDVSGAIDYDAFAKQIDLQIAGGVDAVCVCGTTGESATMSIREHIAAVEFCVKHVDHRVKVIAGAGSNDTTAAVYLSQHAQDSGADALLLVTPYYNKCSQTGLIKHYEYIADRVELPIILYNVPSRTGVSFTADTYQALAKNPKINGVKEASGNFSLLAHTRFLCGEDFYIWSGNDDQVVPMMSLGAKGVISVASNIIPEVMVKMSHLCLEGDFTAAAKLQVEYMDLIDALFIEVNPIPIKAAMDLLGMNAGGLRLPLCDISPAHLETLKAAMQRMKLL, translated from the coding sequence ATGAGAGAACCCGTCTTTACCGGCGCATGCCCCGCCCTGGTCACTCCCTTTGATGTGAGCGGTGCCATTGATTACGACGCCTTTGCCAAACAGATCGACCTCCAGATCGCCGGAGGCGTGGATGCGGTGTGCGTCTGCGGGACCACGGGCGAGAGCGCTACCATGAGCATCCGTGAGCACATTGCCGCGGTGGAGTTCTGTGTCAAGCACGTGGACCACCGGGTCAAGGTCATCGCCGGCGCAGGCAGCAACGATACCACCGCCGCCGTCTATCTCTCCCAGCACGCCCAGGACTCGGGGGCCGACGCCCTCCTGCTGGTAACCCCCTATTACAACAAGTGCAGCCAGACCGGCCTCATCAAGCACTATGAGTACATTGCTGACCGGGTAGAACTGCCCATCATCCTCTACAACGTCCCCTCCCGCACTGGCGTCTCCTTCACCGCCGACACCTATCAGGCTCTTGCGAAGAACCCCAAAATCAACGGTGTGAAAGAGGCCAGCGGCAACTTCTCATTGCTGGCCCATACCCGTTTCCTCTGCGGCGAGGACTTCTATATCTGGTCCGGCAACGACGACCAGGTGGTTCCCATGATGAGCTTGGGGGCCAAGGGGGTCATCTCGGTAGCCTCCAACATCATCCCCGAGGTGATGGTGAAAATGAGCCACCTCTGCCTGGAGGGTGACTTTACCGCCGCCGCCAAGCTCCAGGTGGAGTACATGGACCTGATCGACGCGCTCTTTATTGAGGTCAACCCCATCCCCATCAAAGCCGCCATGGATCTGCTCGGCATGAATGCGGGTGGCTTGCGTCTGCCGCTGTGCGACATCTCGCCCGCTCATCTTGAGACGCTGAAGGCCGCTATGCAGAGGATGAAACTCCTGTAA
- the dapB gene encoding 4-hydroxy-tetrahydrodipicolinate reductase has translation MIRIAISGCNGHMGRVVENICSTDPMVTIVAGFDLLGAGDHAFKVYTTPDKFSGETDVVVDFSSPSALPALLNFGKARRVPLVLATTGYDQAQLAAINDTARLLPIFRSGNMSLGINLLIELVKRSAAVLGDGYDVEIVERHHHRKVDAPSGTAIMLADAAAEALPYQSEYIYDRHAVRKPRDPREIGISSVRGGTIVGDHEVIFAGRDEVIELRHSAQSREVFASGAVRAAKYMAGIKTPGLYSMSDLVAATNLI, from the coding sequence ATGATAAGAATCGCCATTTCCGGCTGCAACGGCCACATGGGCCGCGTGGTGGAGAACATCTGCTCCACCGATCCGATGGTAACCATCGTCGCCGGGTTCGACCTTCTGGGTGCGGGTGACCACGCTTTCAAGGTCTATACCACGCCTGATAAGTTTTCCGGCGAAACAGATGTGGTGGTGGACTTCTCCTCCCCCTCTGCCCTCCCTGCCCTCCTAAACTTTGGCAAGGCCCGCCGCGTCCCTCTGGTTCTCGCCACCACTGGGTATGACCAGGCTCAGCTCGCCGCCATCAACGATACCGCCAGACTCCTGCCCATCTTCCGCTCCGGTAATATGTCTTTGGGCATTAACCTCCTTATCGAGCTGGTGAAACGCTCCGCCGCCGTCCTGGGGGACGGGTACGATGTGGAGATCGTGGAGCGGCACCACCACCGCAAGGTGGACGCTCCCAGCGGCACCGCCATCATGCTGGCGGACGCCGCCGCCGAGGCCCTCCCCTACCAAAGCGAGTATATCTATGACCGCCACGCTGTCCGCAAGCCCAGGGACCCCAGGGAAATCGGCATCTCCTCCGTCAGGGGCGGCACCATTGTAGGAGACCATGAGGTCATATTTGCCGGGCGGGATGAGGTCATCGAGCTCAGACATTCGGCCCAATCCCGTGAAGTCTTCGCCTCTGGCGCGGTCCGGGCCGCCAAATATATGGCCGGCATCAAGACGCCGGGGCTATATTCCATGTCCGACCTGGTAGCAGCGACGAATTTGATATGA
- a CDS encoding hypothetical protein (Evidence 5 : No homology to any previously reported sequences) produces the protein MSPGTYCVRGGGGFNSPIPESCGPLTELEEEIKAGTADSVSTFP, from the coding sequence ATGTCCCCTGGCACATACTGTGTCCGGGGCGGCGGTGGCTTCAATAGTCCGATCCCGGAGTCCTGCGGCCCACTGACTGAGCTGGAGGAAGAGATAAAAGCCGGCACGGCTGACTCAGTCAGCACCTTTCCCTAA
- the folD gene encoding bifunctional 5,10-methylene-tetrahydrofolate dehydrogenase and 5,10-methylene-tetrahydrofolate cyclohydrolase (Evidence 2a : Function of homologous gene experimentally demonstrated in an other organism; Product type e : enzyme), with amino-acid sequence MKRRNRTMAATIIDGKALAAKCKERIKGKVNALSRRPGLAVIIVGDNPASRVYVDNKKRDCAECGIYSEEYALLESATQAELLDLIDLLNGRDDIDGILCQLPLPKGFDEKAVLEAIDPGKDVDCFHPYNVGKLMTGEKGFLPCTPAGVMEMLDEYGIDPKGKHCVIVGRSNIVGKPQAMLMLRRDATVTICHSRTPDLGAVTRQADILVAAVGKRDLISADMVKEGAVVVDVAMNRNDAGKLCGDVRYAEVADKASYITPVPGGVGPMTRIMLLENTLTAAVAHGK; translated from the coding sequence ATGAAAAGGAGGAACAGGACAATGGCGGCGACAATCATTGACGGAAAGGCTCTAGCGGCAAAATGTAAGGAACGTATAAAGGGTAAAGTGAATGCGCTTTCCAGGCGTCCCGGGCTGGCGGTCATCATCGTGGGGGACAATCCCGCCTCCCGGGTGTACGTGGACAACAAGAAACGGGACTGCGCCGAGTGCGGCATCTACAGCGAGGAGTACGCCCTCCTGGAGTCCGCCACCCAGGCGGAACTCTTGGACCTCATCGACCTGCTCAACGGCCGCGACGACATTGACGGCATCCTCTGCCAGCTCCCGCTCCCAAAGGGCTTTGACGAGAAGGCAGTGCTGGAGGCCATCGATCCCGGCAAGGATGTGGACTGTTTCCACCCCTATAACGTGGGCAAGCTGATGACGGGGGAGAAAGGGTTCCTTCCCTGCACTCCCGCTGGGGTTATGGAGATGTTGGACGAGTACGGAATCGACCCCAAAGGCAAACACTGCGTCATCGTGGGCCGCTCCAACATTGTGGGCAAGCCCCAGGCCATGCTCATGCTCCGGCGGGACGCCACCGTCACCATCTGTCACTCCAGGACCCCAGATTTGGGCGCGGTCACCCGGCAGGCCGATATTCTGGTGGCCGCGGTGGGAAAACGGGATCTCATCTCTGCTGACATGGTGAAGGAGGGGGCCGTGGTCGTCGACGTTGCCATGAACCGGAACGACGCCGGCAAGCTCTGCGGCGACGTACGCTACGCCGAGGTGGCTGACAAGGCTTCTTACATTACACCCGTCCCCGGCGGAGTGGGCCCCATGACGAGGATCATGCTGCTCGAGAACACCCTCACCGCTGCGGTGGCCCATGGGAAATAA
- the lgt gene encoding Prolipoprotein diacylglyceryl transferase produces MINELSFPGLGLHFTLNRVAVTLFGRPIYWYAFIIITGFLLAWLYCSRKGQKLGVSDDDLTDMLIFAVPLALIGARLYYIIFYLDLYRRDDGSLDFAAMVRVWDGGLAIYGAVIVGVIVIFFVGRHKKIPFLAFADLGAFGLLIGQCIGRWGNFMNVEAYGGVTTLPWRMCSPKIAAELFGQGLVDSAGYQQIIDGTLGVHPTFFYESLWNLIGFLLLVLISRKWRKFDGQIFFSYIAWYGFGRGLIEGLRTDSLYFMNTPIRVSQVLGFASALVGGFLLVFFFLRRPNPEHLWVNRKAAMAAADRPSAQDEKEEQDNGGDNH; encoded by the coding sequence ATGATCAACGAGCTCTCTTTCCCCGGCCTGGGGCTCCACTTCACGCTGAACAGGGTGGCCGTCACCCTGTTCGGCCGCCCTATCTACTGGTACGCCTTCATTATTATCACGGGATTTCTCCTGGCATGGCTGTACTGCAGCCGCAAGGGCCAAAAGCTGGGCGTCAGTGACGACGACCTGACCGACATGCTCATCTTCGCCGTGCCCCTGGCTTTGATCGGGGCGCGGCTCTACTACATTATTTTCTATCTGGATCTCTACCGCAGGGACGACGGCAGCCTGGACTTCGCCGCCATGGTGCGGGTGTGGGACGGGGGTCTTGCCATCTACGGCGCGGTCATCGTGGGCGTCATCGTCATCTTCTTCGTCGGTCGGCATAAGAAAATACCCTTCCTGGCATTTGCCGACCTGGGGGCCTTCGGCCTCCTCATCGGTCAGTGCATCGGCCGCTGGGGCAACTTCATGAACGTGGAGGCTTACGGCGGCGTGACCACGCTGCCCTGGCGCATGTGTTCCCCAAAGATTGCCGCCGAGCTCTTCGGCCAGGGGCTGGTAGACAGCGCAGGGTACCAGCAGATCATCGACGGCACTCTGGGCGTGCACCCTACCTTCTTCTACGAGTCCCTTTGGAATCTTATCGGTTTCCTGCTGCTGGTGCTGATCTCTCGCAAATGGCGCAAGTTTGACGGACAGATATTCTTCTCCTATATCGCCTGGTACGGATTCGGCCGGGGTCTGATCGAGGGCCTTCGTACCGACAGCCTCTACTTCATGAATACTCCTATCCGCGTGTCCCAGGTGCTGGGCTTTGCCTCGGCCCTGGTGGGCGGCTTCCTGCTGGTTTTCTTTTTCCTGCGCAGACCGAACCCTGAACACCTTTGGGTCAACCGTAAGGCGGCAATGGCGGCGGCCGACCGGCCGTCCGCACAGGATGAAAAGGAGGAACAGGACAATGGCGGCGACAATCATTGA
- a CDS encoding conserved hypothetical protein (Evidence 4 : Homologs of previously reported genes of unknown function), translating to MVSKEYPRVGERMYHAVLENGLHVYVDAKPDFQKSYAFFATNYGGMDMKFHLNGQWHDTPAGVAHFLEHKMFDTEDGNALQDLAANGASPNAFTSFAITGYYFESTQKFYDNLKILLSFVSIPYFTQDSVNKEQGIIGQEIRMIEDDPENQVFYAMLAGLYGHHPIRTSIAGTIESISHITAEALYACHKAFYSPGNMVLCVAGDVDPEQVCALAREILPKESGGDIQRDYGEPEFPIAAKSRTALKMEVSTPIFQIGWKAERPVDGDQRLKARLVGELACEALFGNSSPLYARLYAQGLLNASFAYGYESYPGCAFLVAGGESRDPDAVSTAIAAEAIRVDREGIDETMFRRLKKAAYGNWVRGLNSFDNLCIETAQSHFAGMEYLRFPEAFDAIEKKDIEDCIRTYVTPERTALAVVSPKEAGQ from the coding sequence ATGGTCAGTAAGGAATACCCCCGCGTAGGGGAGAGGATGTACCACGCTGTACTTGAAAACGGCCTCCATGTCTATGTGGACGCCAAGCCCGACTTTCAGAAAAGCTACGCGTTCTTTGCCACCAACTACGGCGGCATGGACATGAAATTCCATTTAAACGGCCAGTGGCACGACACCCCGGCGGGGGTGGCCCATTTCCTAGAGCACAAGATGTTCGACACAGAGGACGGCAACGCCCTCCAGGACCTTGCTGCCAACGGTGCGTCTCCCAACGCCTTCACTAGCTTTGCCATCACGGGTTATTACTTCGAGAGTACCCAGAAGTTCTATGACAACCTGAAGATCCTCCTCTCCTTCGTCTCCATCCCGTATTTCACGCAGGACAGCGTGAACAAGGAGCAGGGCATCATCGGGCAGGAGATCCGCATGATCGAGGACGACCCGGAGAACCAGGTCTTTTATGCCATGCTGGCGGGTCTCTACGGGCATCACCCCATCCGCACCTCCATCGCCGGGACGATCGAGTCCATCAGCCATATTACGGCTGAAGCACTCTATGCTTGCCACAAGGCATTCTACAGCCCCGGCAACATGGTCCTGTGCGTGGCGGGTGATGTGGACCCGGAGCAAGTCTGCGCCCTAGCCCGGGAGATACTGCCCAAGGAGAGCGGAGGGGACATCCAGCGAGATTACGGGGAGCCCGAGTTCCCCATCGCGGCCAAGAGCCGCACAGCGCTGAAGATGGAGGTCTCCACTCCCATCTTCCAGATTGGCTGGAAGGCCGAGCGCCCCGTGGATGGCGATCAGAGGCTGAAAGCGCGGCTGGTGGGAGAACTGGCCTGTGAGGCCCTCTTCGGCAACTCCAGTCCGTTGTACGCCCGACTCTACGCCCAGGGGCTTTTAAACGCCAGCTTTGCCTATGGCTACGAGAGCTACCCCGGCTGCGCCTTCCTGGTGGCGGGAGGGGAGAGCCGGGACCCAGACGCCGTCAGCACCGCCATCGCTGCCGAAGCAATCCGGGTGGATCGGGAGGGAATAGACGAAACCATGTTCCGCCGCCTGAAGAAGGCGGCCTACGGCAATTGGGTGCGGGGCCTCAACTCCTTTGATAACCTCTGCATCGAGACTGCCCAGTCCCACTTTGCTGGAATGGAGTATCTGCGTTTCCCCGAGGCGTTCGACGCCATTGAGAAAAAAGACATTGAGGACTGTATCCGCACCTATGTGACACCCGAGCGCACGGCGTTGGCGGTGGTCAGTCCCAAGGAGGCAGGTCAATGA
- a CDS encoding Peptidase M16 inactive domain protein, giving the protein MAEILQKEILPRVSLTAVHTAKFKSSYMSVQFLAPINEETAALNALVPMVLRRGTERCPDMESLSAALDELFGGTIEPAIRKKGSSQCVGFAASFLDDAYAPDGTPILGAAADLLGELLLRPATGETGGFVLAYVEGERANLVDRIRAQINDKRQYAAQRLNQLMCREPDRLGDESQAAAITGEALWARYQALFGCPIQVYYAGSAPFERVEEAFRRALSGLKGHSAAAVSPAVIVPIPEAAPQSHEETMDVTQGKLGLGFRCGVRLTDPDYPAMHILNALFGGTTTSKLFLNVREKLSLCYYASSQYDKFRGLLLVSSGVEFDKRQQAQDEILAQLENCRRGNVEPWELEAAKRSAVSTTLTMLDSQSRMEDFWLGQAVMPGGSPEELAARYETVTMDEVVAAAQKITLHTVYFLKGKEEGANGQ; this is encoded by the coding sequence ATGGCAGAGATACTGCAAAAGGAGATATTGCCCCGCGTGTCCCTCACCGCGGTGCATACAGCCAAATTCAAGTCTTCCTATATGAGCGTCCAGTTTTTGGCGCCCATCAACGAGGAGACCGCAGCCCTCAACGCGTTGGTGCCTATGGTGCTCCGCCGGGGTACGGAGCGCTGCCCTGACATGGAGTCCCTCTCCGCCGCATTGGACGAGCTCTTCGGCGGCACCATCGAGCCCGCCATCCGCAAAAAGGGCAGCAGCCAGTGCGTGGGTTTTGCCGCCAGCTTTTTAGACGATGCCTACGCCCCCGACGGCACCCCCATTCTGGGCGCCGCTGCTGATTTGCTGGGGGAACTCCTGCTCCGCCCGGCCACCGGGGAAACGGGCGGCTTTGTTCTCGCCTATGTGGAGGGGGAACGGGCCAATCTGGTGGATCGCATCCGCGCCCAGATTAATGATAAGCGCCAGTATGCCGCCCAGCGCCTGAACCAGCTCATGTGCAGGGAGCCGGACCGCCTGGGGGACGAGAGCCAAGCCGCAGCCATTACGGGTGAGGCCCTGTGGGCGCGGTATCAGGCTCTCTTCGGTTGCCCCATCCAGGTCTACTACGCAGGCTCCGCGCCCTTTGAACGGGTGGAGGAAGCCTTCCGCCGGGCACTGTCCGGCCTCAAGGGGCACAGCGCCGCCGCCGTCAGCCCCGCTGTCATCGTCCCCATTCCCGAGGCCGCGCCCCAGAGCCACGAGGAGACCATGGACGTGACCCAGGGGAAGCTGGGGCTGGGCTTTCGCTGTGGCGTCCGCCTTACCGACCCGGATTACCCCGCTATGCATATCCTCAACGCCCTCTTTGGCGGCACCACTACCTCCAAGCTCTTCCTCAATGTGAGGGAAAAGCTGTCTTTGTGCTACTACGCAAGCTCCCAGTACGACAAATTCCGTGGGCTTCTGCTGGTCTCCTCCGGGGTGGAGTTTGACAAGCGGCAACAGGCCCAGGACGAGATTTTGGCCCAGCTTGAAAACTGCAGGCGGGGGAATGTCGAGCCCTGGGAGTTAGAGGCGGCTAAACGCAGCGCCGTCAGCACCACCCTCACCATGCTGGACAGCCAGAGCCGCATGGAGGATTTCTGGTTGGGCCAGGCTGTCATGCCCGGCGGCAGCCCGGAGGAGTTGGCGGCCCGGTACGAGACGGTCACCATGGACGAGGTGGTAGCCGCCGCACAGAAGATTACGCTTCACACCGTCTACTTCCTTAAGGGAAAGGAGGAGGGAGCAAATGGTCAGTAA
- a CDS encoding hypothetical protein (Evidence 5 : No homology to any previously reported sequences): MKGEVSNCFVLGTSRFAPANGISYATWPYGRDMLNATMRKRAGFRRLAAVNFKEIWDKRGTSPYLKPAKGRPTGRPGLLGAIRYDKN; this comes from the coding sequence GTGAAGGGCGAGGTGTCCAACTGCTTTGTTCTGGGTACGTCCAGGTTCGCCCCGGCAAACGGCATATCCTACGCCACCTGGCCCTACGGCAGGGATATGCTGAATGCGACCATGCGCAAAAGGGCAGGTTTTAGGAGACTCGCGGCTGTGAATTTTAAAGAGATCTGGGATAAGAGAGGAACTTCCCCATACTTAAAGCCTGCAAAAGGCCGTCCAACAGGCCGCCCAGGCTTATTAGGAGCAATACGATATGACAAGAACTGA
- a CDS encoding Formate/nitrite transporter: protein MTRTDISAIAEAGAGKAALSGSEPFRYLTRAALAGAFIFVGALLSCLSAAWFYADHLSVAKLLGAATFSAALVLIVLLGGELFTGSNLVMGVTLYEGRVSPMDALRVWALSYAGNFIGIFVLCVLLVGSGAVKDLLSSYLALTIPGKLTSPWYALFLKGVLCNFLVCVGVFSGFKVKSEAGKVIAIVLAITTFVLAGFEHSVANMACFSLYTLYFGVSQLPAMGWSMLWVTLGNMLGGAVLLGLPLWCAAERAQT, encoded by the coding sequence ATGACAAGAACTGACATTTCCGCCATTGCGGAAGCGGGTGCCGGAAAGGCCGCCCTCTCCGGGAGCGAGCCGTTCCGCTACCTCACCCGGGCTGCCCTCGCCGGGGCGTTCATCTTCGTGGGCGCGCTTCTTTCCTGCCTGTCTGCCGCCTGGTTTTACGCCGACCACCTGTCCGTCGCTAAGCTCCTGGGGGCCGCCACCTTTTCGGCGGCCCTCGTCCTCATCGTCCTGCTGGGGGGAGAACTGTTCACCGGATCCAATCTGGTGATGGGGGTAACCCTCTACGAGGGGCGGGTATCCCCCATGGACGCCCTGCGGGTGTGGGCGCTGTCCTATGCAGGGAATTTTATCGGTATTTTTGTTCTCTGCGTTTTGCTGGTGGGGTCTGGCGCAGTAAAAGACCTGCTCTCCTCCTACTTGGCCCTCACCATCCCCGGCAAGCTCACCTCTCCCTGGTATGCTCTGTTTTTAAAAGGGGTGCTGTGCAATTTCCTGGTCTGCGTGGGCGTCTTTTCCGGCTTTAAGGTCAAGAGCGAGGCGGGTAAGGTCATCGCCATCGTCCTCGCCATCACCACCTTCGTGCTGGCGGGCTTTGAGCACTCAGTGGCCAACATGGCCTGTTTCAGCCTCTATACCCTCTACTTCGGCGTCTCCCAGCTGCCCGCCATGGGGTGGAGCATGCTTTGGGTGACTCTGGGAAATATGCTTGGCGGCGCGGTTTTGCTGGGTCTGCCGCTGTGGTGCGCCGCGGAGCGGGCACAGACTTAA